The DNA window AGACTCACCATCTTAGGTCTGACCAGATCCACCATCTTAGGTCTGACCAGACCCACCATCTTAGGTCTGACCAGACTCACCATCTTAGGTCTGACCAGACTTGCCATCTTAGGTCTGACCAGACTCACCATCTTAGGTCTGACCGCTCACCATTTTAGGTCTGACCAGACCCACCATCTTAGGTCTGACCAGATCCACCATCTTAGGTCTGACCAGACTCACCATCTTAGGTCTTACCAGACTCACCATCTTAGGTCTTACCAGACTCACCATCTTAGGTCTTACCAGACTTACCATCTTAGGTCTGACCGGACTCACTATCTTAGGTCTGACCGGACTCACTATCTTAGGTCTGACCAGACTCACCATCTTAGGTCTGACCAGACTCACTATCTTAGGTCTGACCGGACTATCTTAGGTCTGACCAGACTCACCATCTTAGGTCTGACCAGACCCACCATCTTAGGTCTGACCAGACTCACCATCTTAGGTCTGACCAGACTCACCATCTTAGGTCTGACCAGACTCACCATCTTAGGTCTGACCAGACTCGCCATCTTAGGTCTGACCAGACTCACCATCTTAGGTCTGACCAGACTCGCCATCTTAGGTCTGACCAGACTCGCCATCTTAGGTCTGACCAGACTCACCATCTTAGGTCTGACcagactcaccatctcagacctggTCATTCTTTTACAAGGGATAAAGCCATAACAGTGTGATGAGTAATAGTGGCGGATaagataacataacataacataacatagaTCAAATAATACATTTTCTGCGAGAGAAATGATAAAATCAAAAACAGTTGCTTTTTTACAACCAGCTCTCGCCCTAAAGAGAGAATAGTCACACTACTAGCGATATACAATACAGAAACCAGATATCACTCACAAGCAAAATACGCGAAAAGGCATGGAACAAACCGTGGAAAGATCAGAAGGGCGATAACGTAAAACACTAGCGAAAGAAGTGTTTCTAAACTGATTAGACCAAACCTTTTTTACTAGCTTGCTTGCTGACTGGCTTGTATAGTTGCTTGCTTCAATTATGTGTGTGCCTGGTGTAACCAACAGCATTTTGTTAACCACAGGTACAATTGGTTCCTTTACTACGCCCCTTTGAACCACTGACGTGTCGTGACGTCAAGGCTCGTGCCTTCGACTCTCACACCGGATGTTACGTCACACCCTTCAGACATGCGCCCTCGGTGTGTGAGCTGTCGTTGCAAGACTTCTGGCGAGTCTTCTGGACCATTCGCACCGCCTTTAAGTCCGACTTCGTGGAGAGTGTCCTTCGTTTGATGGAGGTGAGTGTCTCTTTGTCAGCGTTCTCTCAATGTCGTTTTGTAAGAGACGCAGAAAAATAAAACACCGAAACGCTCATGCCCAGCCATTGATTATTTGAACTGCATCTATATTTCAGGTACGACAAGACTGCAACCGTCTGggtgttcgacagcttgacggCGAGATGCGCAAGCTGATGATCGCTCTCAGTCTACCCCTTCCAGCCCGCAGGAAACGCTCTGCAGCTGACACAGAACATCaattaaacaaagaaaatgagATTCTTCCTTCAGATTCAGATCACATGAAGGCAGCACGCAGCTATCACAGAGAGAAGACGATACGATCCGGACCTTCCAAGCTTACAGTGCCTACTGGGAAAAAGATGGTTCGGCAAGATACGCGTTTTGTATCTCACGCTGACGTTCAGCCATACAACACAAATGCTAGGGTTCCGTCAGACTCGGATGCCAATAAAACAGAGCGTTTCGACCACAGAGATACCGAAACTTCTCAGCTTGACCATTCTGGAAGAAAAGTGCATACGCAACAAGGTCGTTTTAGCTACCCAGAGGGAACTCAAGCGCGTCAGAAAAGGGAAACAACTTTCACAGAAGAGGGAGAGAACTCCACTGAGCTGTTCTATCACCAAGCAGCGGCAAAAGTGAGCGAAGAGCTTGCCAAGCAGCTCCAGTGGGACGAAGAACACATCATGTGGTTTGCTTACGGAGTTCATCTCGGCGAGGGCGTCCTCCAGATCCACATTCTCATGGCTGACGAGGAACTCGGCTCAGCAGCGAAACTGAACTCGTCTTCTGAAGCCTCACGCGCAAACCTGACATCAGTGCTTGAACAGGCCGTCAAGGCGTTTGAGATGGGAGATGTTCAGCTGAGTGTTGATGGTGAGTCTGCACTCCATCCTGGTGTGTTGAACGTCTGTGAGGACCTCAACTGTAATGATGTTTCTATCAACGTAACAGCTCCTCCCCTGAGGATCACGAGCGATGCAAGCCTTTCAACGATGAACTCCTTGTACATGTTTGCAATCCTGTTTTGTTGCATTGCTGGGTTATGAGGACCTCATGATCAACTGCGATGATGTTTCTCTCAATGTTACAGCTCCTGCTTTGAGGCTCACGAGCGATGCACGCTTCTTAACGGTGAACTCCTTATACATGTTTGCAATCCTGTTTTGGTGTATTGTTGGATAATAAAGACCTCAACTGTGATTGCTGGGTTATGAGGACCTCATGATCaactgtggactgggtggccgagtggtaacgcacttgcgctcggaagcgagaggttgcgagttcgaccctgggtcagggcgtcagcaattttctccccccttccctaacctaggtggtgggttcaactgctagtctttcggatgagacgaaaaaccgaggtcccttcgtgtacactacattggggtgtgcacgttaaagatcccacgattgacaaaagggtctttcctggcaaaattgtataggcataaataaaaatgtccaccaaaatacccgtgtgacttggaataataggccgtgaaaagtaggatatgcgccgaaatggctgcgatctgctggccgatgtgaatgcgtgatgtattgtgtaaaaaaaattccatctcacacggcatcaataaatccctgcgccttgaatatgtgcgcgatataaattgcataaaaattttaaaaaaataaaaaatcctgcgcttagaactgtacccacggaatacgcgcgatataagcctcatattgattgattgattgaactgtGATGATGTTTCTCTCAACGTTACAGCTCCTGCTTTGAGGCTCACCAGCGATGCAAGTTTCTCAACGATGAACTTCTCGTACATTTCTGCAAGCCTGTTTTGCTGGATTGCGAGGTTATGAAGACCTCAACAGTAAGGGCGTTTCTCTCAACGTAACAGCTCCTGCCATGAGGCTCACCGCAGCGATGCAAGCTTCTTAACGATGAACTACTTGTACATATTTGCAATCCTGTTTTGCTGGATTGCTTTCTTATGAAGACCACAATGTGAGGATCTTCCCCACAACGTTACAGTCCCACCTGAGACCAAACAGCAGTGCGAACTCGTTGACGATGATGTGGTGGTTGACATCCACAAGCATGCTGTGTGAGAGTGTTGATCTATGAATACCTCAGATGTCATGATGTTTCCCTTCAACGTTACAGCTCCTGCTCTGATGGTCACCAGAACGGCTTGCTGATGAACTCATTAAACGTATTTGCAAGCTTTTCGTTGTGGTTGTTGGTCTGTGAAGGCCTTAGATGTGACGATGTTTCCCTCAACGTTACCGCTCAAGATTGCTCAAAGAACATTAAGGCGATGTGTggcactaaaattaaacttggagaatacatggaataacctagttttcttggtagttattgaagtgacttataaccatgaatgaaaaatgtgtaaatattATTGGACACAAgtcgccgttgctatggaaacagccaccatattggatttctaggaggttttacagcgacatcatacctcagaaatgcatgatatttggcacaaagatacacatgacaTGTATCTACAATCCTATAGAACGATAATTTtactaaagactacagttgaatttaaatacatttttgtaatgaggattaatgaatttctaaccgcatattcattaatccttacTTCAAGaattaatataaattcaacAGAGTCTTTTCTCaaaaaatcgttctatatgattgtagataaacgACATGTGTAAGAGTGCCAATGTGCCAAATAGTAATCATTTTTGATcaatgatgttgctgtaaaaccgtgtcctagaaatccaatatggtgctgtttaagccagtttccatagcaacggcagtctatTTCCTGTAGTATACACAtaattttcatttcttttcataagtcacttcaataactacccagaaaactaagttattcaATGTATTCTCCAAATTTAATTTAGGTGATCTTAGTGCCTCACATCGCCTTAATATGATGTTTCCCAGCTGCTGTTGTGAGGTTCAGTGACACTGTGAATTCGTTGACGGTGAAGTCCCTGTCGAGATTCAACTTGTTTTGCGTGGTTCTTGAGGTTAATTTTCAGCCAGATACGAAAGGTCACGCTACAAAATGAAAACttatttcaataaaattgaataataataataacaagaggcgaagccttcaaggctcacgtaagaaatagacaaacagtaacacaaactcaatcactccgtcacacatacacacccacacacacagtaagcttaggtgacactgtgcaagaaagagagacactagatctataGTCCAagcatattagagaacaacgttgaagtgacaatgactaggtttaaaatgtcccttatcagaaagttcaacctcagtcctttgatgtttatt is part of the Littorina saxatilis isolate snail1 linkage group LG6, US_GU_Lsax_2.0, whole genome shotgun sequence genome and encodes:
- the LOC138968206 gene encoding uncharacterized protein, whose product is MLMFLALTLASVASVRSACHPDTGPSGSYDCYSGRHYGNQPQWGTCVTNAYMIQKSKGRHQCRDQTRTYCYYQCMLELHDLGRGNVTSDCSCDPDAPMTTQPTPYDVTTLSPLCFSPNGTDCDWYRQCLEAKFQCSTGADDYGIAYGEAFCRLYEQRYNDVSPHAREWIDNVRKCLQVQLVPLLRPFEPLTCRDVKARAFDSHTGCYVTPFRHAPSVCELSLQDFWRVFWTIRTAFKSDFVESVLRLMEVRQDCNRLGVRQLDGEMRKLMIALSLPLPARRKRSAADTEHQLNKENEILPSDSDHMKAARSYHREKTIRSGPSKLTVPTGKKMVRQDTRFVSHADVQPYNTNARVPSDSDANKTERFDHRDTETSQLDHSGRKVHTQQGRFSYPEGTQARQKRETTFTEEGENSTELFYHQAAAKVSEELAKQLQWDEEHIMWFAYGVHLGEGVLQIHILMADEELGSAAKLNSSSEASRANLTSVLEQAVKAFEMGDVQLSVDGESALHPGVLNVCEDLNCNDVSINVTAPPLRITSDASLSTMNSLYMFAILFCCIAGL